The Streptomyces tendae genome has a window encoding:
- a CDS encoding class I SAM-dependent methyltransferase, which translates to MTRPQPETRSQPQPEPEPRPRSRAFDALLAEGASVPTEGWDFSWFEGRATETRPSWGYATLKAGRLGTADGPVLDVQTGGGEVLDFALARARRRPPLVVATEGWPPNVRKAAALLRPRGATVVAAAEDAPLPFADGAFALVVSRHPVKPHWSEIARVLRPGGTYFAQHVGPDSAYEVVEYFLGPQPGERRHARHPDRERRAAEAAGLEIVDLRAERLRMEFHDVAAVVHFLRKVIWMVPGFTVEAYRPRLRALHERIEAEGPFVAHSTRHLVEARRPGLAVHTPRR; encoded by the coding sequence CAGCCCCAGCCCGAACCAGAGCCCCGACCCCGAAGCCGCGCCTTCGACGCACTCCTCGCCGAAGGCGCCTCCGTGCCCACCGAGGGGTGGGACTTCTCCTGGTTCGAGGGGCGCGCCACCGAGACCCGGCCCTCCTGGGGGTACGCCACCCTGAAGGCCGGCCGGCTGGGCACCGCGGACGGGCCCGTGCTCGACGTCCAGACCGGGGGAGGGGAGGTCCTCGACTTCGCCCTCGCCCGGGCACGCCGGCGGCCCCCGCTTGTCGTCGCCACCGAGGGCTGGCCGCCCAACGTCCGTAAGGCCGCCGCCCTGCTGCGGCCCCGTGGAGCCACCGTCGTCGCGGCGGCCGAGGACGCGCCGCTGCCCTTCGCCGACGGGGCCTTCGCCCTCGTCGTCAGTCGGCACCCCGTGAAGCCGCACTGGAGCGAGATCGCCCGCGTCCTCAGGCCCGGCGGCACCTACTTCGCCCAGCACGTCGGACCCGACAGCGCCTACGAGGTCGTCGAGTACTTCCTCGGTCCGCAGCCGGGGGAGCGACGGCACGCGCGGCACCCCGACCGTGAGCGGCGGGCGGCCGAGGCGGCCGGGCTGGAGATCGTCGACCTGCGGGCCGAGCGGCTGCGCATGGAGTTCCACGACGTCGCCGCGGTGGTCCACTTCCTGCGCAAGGTGATCTGGATGGTCCCCGGCTTCACCGTCGAGGCGTACCGGCCCCGGCTGCGGGCGCTGCACGAGCGGATCGAGGCCGAAGGGCCCTTCGTCGCCCACAGCACGCGGCACCTCGTCGAGGCCCGCCGGCCCGGCCTCGCCGTCCACACCCCACGCCGGTAG